CGGGCTCGACCGGCAAGAGCACCACCGGCGGCCGGCACACCGACAAGGGCACGAGCAGCGGCACGAACTCCGGGTCCACCACCGGCAAGGGCAGCACCAGCTCCGGCGGCAGGACCGACGACCCCCACGCCCCCGCGAACCGCGCCCGCTGCGACGCCTCCCGCATCAAGGTCACCGCCCAGGTCGTGAGCCGCCCCCTCAACACCATGATCCTCACGGCCACCAACACGGGCTCGAAGCTCTGCGACCTCTTCTACGCGCCGGTCGTCCGCTTCGAAGGCGCGCAGTCCGTACCCCCGTCGATGAAGGACACCCAGCCGCAGGCCGTCGTCAGCCTGAAGCCCGGCGAGAGCGGTTACGCCGCCGTGAAGCTCTCCTCCCCCACGGGCACCCCGGACCCCGGCTACACGGCCACATCCCTCTCCATCGGCTTCTACGACATGGACCACCGCAACCTCGACGGCTTCGCCCCGACGGCCCTCCCCGCCAAGGGCGTCTACATCGACGGGAGCATCCGCGTCTCCTTCTGGCAGTCCTCACTGGACGACGTCAGCAGCCTCTGAGCCGCCTCCCTCTCGCCGCCCTGACGGGAGTGGCCCCGGCGGAAGGTCTTCCGCCGGGGCCACTCCCGTCATCGGGGCTGCTCACGTGCAGCGCCGTCCCCTCTTCGCCGCCCGCCGGTCGTACCCCTTCGTGTCCCACCACTCCTCCAGCAGGGCCCTTACGAGATGCACGAGTTGCGCCAGACGCTCCGGGTCGGGCGCGGGCGCGGTCAGCACGTCCAGGAAGGACTTGTCGCCCCAGGGCAGGGTGACGATCCACGACTCACTCTCGAAGTCCGTCCCGCTGACGTCGAGCCGGTAGGTCAGGGTCACGTCGTCGCGCCCCTGATGATCGATGGTCAGCTCGCGCACCGCGAAGCTGACTTCCCCGCCCCCCGTGGTGTACGAACGCGCCAGCGCACGCTGGGCCGGTGTCCAGCCGGTCATCACCGCTCACCCGCCCTTCCCGTCTCCCGGGAGTTGGCCGGGTCCTGCCGGGCGGGACGGCTGCCGCGCTCCTCCGACCGTACAGCCAGGCGTGCTCCGTCGGCCGCCCGCACTTCACCCGGTGAACGGCCGCACTCCGACCGCCCGCCACCCCTTCGGCAATTCCTTTCCCGGAGAGCAGTTTGGGAGATGCCGTGCGTCCTGCGCGGGTGACAACATTCAGTCATCGGAACGCGAAGAAGCCGCACAGCGAAACACCCAGTGAATCGCACAGCGGCTCCTCGGGAACCGGCAATTCATCGATATGCATTAACCGACTGGAAAGGGGTGCTGGCATGGCCACTGCACTCAGCACGGACATTCAGCAGCGCATCGTCGCCGAGACCGGCTCCGCAGCTCCGACCACCGACGACGCGGTTGCGTTCGAAGCCTGGGTCGAGGGCCTCAAGGGCTCCAACGACGGCCTCTTCGAGGCTGTGGCCTCGGAGATCGAGGAGCTCATCATGGGCAAGATGGCCTAAGCACCGCCTGGCGGTCGATCACCCGGCGCCCTGCCGCACGCAGGCAAGGGCGCCGGGCGGTGGGCGAATCCGGCGCGATTCCCGGGGAGGGAACCGGCATGCGGTGGTCGACACTGCTGTTCGACGATTCTGATCTTGACCAGCTGTCCCTGCTCGGCGCGGAGGACCTGCTGCGCGGTGCCTCCGACACCCTGGAGCGCCGGTTCGACGCACGGGAGCTGTACCGGAGGTGGGAACGTCAGCAGTGGGCCGCGTCCGACATCGACCTCGAACGCGATCGGAATCACTGGGACAGAGTGCTCAGTCCCCGCACCAAGGAAAGGCTGACGTATTTCATCCAGAGTTTCCTGGTGGGTGAATACACCGGCCTCGATCTCATTACGCCGATCCTCGCGGGCTGCCCCGACGAGGATTCCCTCGTCTATCTCGGCACACAGGCCGCGGACGAATCCCGGCACACCGTTTTCGTCAGCCGCCTCTCCGAGGAACTCCTCGGAATGTCCGCGAGCACGCGCGACCAGCTCATCACGTCCTGGTCGCGGCTGAGCCCGGCCCACCGCGCGGTGCACTCCACGGAGAACGCGATCCTGCGGGACCTGTACCGCTCTCCCCGCGACTACGCGACCTGGCTGCGCGCCGTCGCCTTCTTCCACCTGATCACCGAGGGCGTACTCGCCCTGCACGGGCAGCGCGGGCTGGTCCGCAGCCTCCAGCGCATTCCCCTGCTCCCCGGCACCCGCGCCGGCTTCACCGCCATGACGCGTGACGAGTCCCGGCACGTCAGCTTTGGGCTGCACGCACTGCGCCACGGCGTGCGGGAGGGGTTTGCGGAGCCCATCCACGAGGTCATCGAGACCGGTATGCCGCTGGCCGCCGTCGTCGGGCTCGCGCCCGGCCGGACCCCCGACCAGACGGCGGCGACCTCGCGCGCGGCCGAGGAGATCCTGCACACCGTCTCGGTACGGATGCGCCAGTTGGACATGGACCACGACTTCACCGCGCACGTCCTCGCGAAGTGCAGGGCGGCTCAGGACGCGGTGCTGCGCGCACCGGCCGCAGCCACCGCGTAGGACGGCGCACCGCTCCGAAGGACAGCACGAAGGACACCCCAAAGGAAACGCATGGCCGCGCACACAGAGGTAGACGAAGCCCCCGACGACCAGCGCGAAGCCGTGCGCGGCGACGGGGAAACCGCCGGTTCGGGAGAGGGTTCCGGAGAGGGCTCCGGAAAGAGCTCCGGAAAGGGCTCCGGAGAGGACCGCCGCCCCGGGGGCGGCTTCGCGGGGATCCTGCGGGCCCCGGGCGCACTGCGCCTGATCGGCTCGCTGTTCGTGCTGGAACTCGGCTCCGCCATGACCACAGTGGGCCTTCCGCTGCTGGTGATGCAGCGTTACGGCCTGGGCCTTGAGGTCGGCGCGACGCTGGCCGCGCGGTTCCTGCCCAACATCCTCCTCGGGCCGATCGCGGGCCAGATGGTCGACCGTCACGATCCGCGCAAGGTGGCCGCGCTGGCCGCCCTGGGCAGTGGCGTCATCGCCCTTCTCTTCCCCCTCGCGGGGGCCATGTGGCAGATCCAACTCCTGGCTCTGACCATCGGGTTCGGCTACATGTTCAGCTTCCCCGCCACCATGGCGCTGCGCCCCCGGGTCATCCCCGAAGGCAGCGAGCTGGAGGGCAACGGGCTCATCGTGTCCGCCGAGCGCATCCCCAAGCTGCTCGGCCCGGCCCTGGCCGGTCTCATCACGGCGGGGCTCGGCGTGAACTGGCTGTTCTGCGTGGAGGCGGCCACCGCCGTCGCCGCCGCCCTGCTCCTGGTCCGCCGACTGCCCGGCACCGCCGCGACCTCCTCCGCGCCCTCGACGCCGAAGGCCGCCGTACGGTCCAACTGGCTGCTGTCCTGGGCACGTTCGCTGGGACAGGGAGCCACCGGGCTGGTGCGCATGGTGCGGGGCGACTCCCGCCTCGCCTCGCTGACGGTCACGGCGTTCACGTACATGATCGCGCTGGGGCTCGGGCGCACCTTCCTGGCCTCGTACGCGCTGGAGAACTTCGCAGGCGTCCCCGGGATGCTCGGTTACCTGCTCGCCGCGATGGGGCTCGGCGGTGCCGTCGGGGCGGTGGTGGCGGCCAGGTTCCGCGGCTGGAACCAGGGCGTCGTCTACGTCCTCGGCAACGCCCTCGAAGGCGGGTGCTGGGTCGCGCTGTGCCTCACCGGTGACGCCGCCGTCGCCATCGGGCTGCTGTTCGTGGCCGGGGTGTTCGAGTCCGTGGCCTCGGTGGTGTACTTCGCCGAAGTGCAGAAGCGGCTGCCGGTGGAGCTCAACGGGCGCTACTACGCCATGCTCGTGCCCCTGTCCGACGTGTTCCTCGTGGGCGGCACGACCCTCGGCGGCGCGGCCGTGCTGCTCGGGGTGGGCTGGAGCGCCGTCCTCGTCGGGCTGGTGATGGCGGCACCCGTACTCGTCCTCGCCGTACAACTCGCCTCCGAGCCCCGCGCCAAGACCCCCGCCCCCACGGCCGGAGCCGCACGGTGAGCCCCGCCGTCCTGGCGGCCGGGGACGCCCCGGCCGCCCCGGCCGCCCGGGAGCCGTTCCCCTTTCTCGGCCCCGAGCTCGACATGGTGGAGGACCTCCCGCACGCCCGGCTGTCGTGCTGGCTCCACTGCCTGCGCGACGCGCTGTACGCCGCCGGGCACCGGGACACCGTACGAGCGCTGGCCCAGGCCCTGAACTTCGTCGTGGAGCGGGACGCGGACGGAAACGTGCTCACCCTCTACGGCGGCATCGACACGGACTACCACGAGCCGGTCTTCCAGCGCGGCCTCACGGCCTCCTGGGTCACGATGCCCACCGACGGGGCCGCCGCCCTCCACCGGATCACCCGGGAACTCGACCGGGGCCACGCGGTGCCCGTGTCCCCCGACCTGTCGGGCATGCGGCACTCGGAGTTCTACCGGGTGCCCTTCGTGGGCTACCCCCACACCTTCCTCGTGCACCGGCTCGACGACGGCACGGCGTGGATCGCGGACCGCAACGACCACCGGCGCGCCGCGTTCACGGACCACCGGGGCACCATGCCCGCCGAGGAACTGCGGCAGGGGATGGCGGGAGGGACCATACTCGTCTGGGAAACAGCCGCCCCCGCACCGGAGGGGACCGGTGAACTTGCCGGTTGGGAGGCGGAGTTGACCGCACTGCTGGCTCGCTCCGTGCGCCAGTTGCGGGAACCCGCCGGGCCGGAGGAAGGGCTCGCGGGCCTACGGGCCCTGCCCGGAGTCATCGAGGAACTGGCGGGTAGCCCCCGCATGCTGCGACAGCGGGTGGCGGGCCCCCTGCAACGGCAGGTCGCGGGTGACCGCCGACTGCTGGCGGCCGTACTCGAAGGGGAAGCGGCGCGGGCCGACTCGCCGCACGCGTCCGGCCGGGACCGCGAACTGGCGCGCCTCCTGCGGGAGTCGTCCGACGCGATCATGGCGCTCGCGCGCACCGTCCACCTGAACAGCCGGTCCTGGTCGGCCGAGGCGCACGCACTCTGCCGGCAGCACGTCGCCCGCATCCACGCGTGGGACGCCCGGACCACGGACCTCATGGCCGCCCGCGTGGACTCCGGACCGGCCGTCGGCGCGGACGCCACACCGGCCGCCCGCGCGCACGCCCGCCCGGCCACGCGCGGGTGACCTCAGAGAAGGCCCGCTTCCACCGCCCGTTGCCCCAGTTGGAAACGGCTCTGGGCATTGAGGTGTTCGGAGACCCTGGTGAGCATCCTGCGTTCGGTCCGCAGGGAGACACCCAGCTTGCGGGCGACGGCCTCGTCCGTGAGCCCCTGGGCCAGCAGCCGCAGCAGCTCGCGCTCCTGCGGCGAGACCCCCTCGGTCACCCCCGCGTCGGAGCTCAGGGCAGCGGCGGCCGTCCAGACCATGTCGAAGAGGGCGCACAGGATCGACACCACCGACGGTTCCTCGATGAGCAGCGCCCCTTGCGCGGACTCCTCCAGGTGCAGGGGGACCAGCGCCGCCTTACGGTCGACGATCTGCATCCGGAAGGGCAGGTGCGGGACGGTGCGGATCTCGCCCCCGTTGTCGTCCAGCCACCGCGCGTGCCGGACGGTGTCCGGGTCGTTGCGGATGCTGTCGAGGTAGACCGTCTTCACGGAGACCGAGCGCGCCAGGAGTTCCCTGAGGAGGGGTGTGCTCGACGATCTGTTGTCCGGGGTCTGCGGGCCGCCCGGCGCGAAGGACAGCGACTCGTACTCGGTCCTGGCGGCAAGCTCTTCGAGACGCATCCGGACCGCGGACAGGCCGTGCAGCCGCTCCAGCCCGGTGCCCCTCGCCTCGGTGTACTCGGCGACGTAGTCGTCGATCAGCGACGACATCTTGAGCCGGGTCTCCTCCAGTGCCTGCTGCTGGACGGCGATCTCCGCCTGTTTCCTGGCCAGGAGCGCCTGGAAGCCGAGGCGCGGGCTCACCGGCTGCATCGCGTCCGCGGGACGCACCGGATGCGCCGGGCGCACCGGGTCCGCCGGGTGCACGGGATGCGCCGGGTGCACCGGGTCCGCCGGGTGCACCGGATGCGCCGGGGGTGCCGGGTGCACCGGGTCCGCCGAGTGCACCGGATGCGCCGGGGGTGCCGGGTGCACCGGGTCCGCCGAGTGCACCGGATGCGCCGGGGGTGCCTGGTCCGCCGTGTCCCAGGAAGCCCGTATCAGCGCGGAGTCGGCCAGCCGGTCCAAGGAGCTGCGTACGTCCGTCTCCGGCAGCCCGAGCCGGGCACACAGGCCCGCGACGTCGATGCCCGGACACCGGATCATCTCCCGGTAGACGGCGTCGGTGGCATCTCCCACCTCCCAGATGTGCAGCACGTTCCCCCCTTCCTCGCCCTGTTCCTCCCCCTGTCGGCCCCGAACCCGGCCAGGGCCCCCGCCCCAGGAGGAGACACGTGATGCTTCTTGTCTCTGTCGTCTGGATCTTCGCACCGCCCCTCCGGCCCACGACCGAGGAGGAACTGCGATCGACGCTGCTGCGGCAGGACGCCCGGCGCGCCGGGCGACTGGAGCACGTACGGGTACACCTCGCCCGGGGCAGCGCCCGAGGAGTCCTGTTCCTCCGGGCGGACGACGAGTCGGCGGCCCTGTCCTACGCGCGCACGCTGTGGTCGGGCGTCCAGCTCGGCAACCACCCCCAGAGCACCTGGAACCTGGCCGACTGCTCGCTTCTGCGGCTCCCGATTCCGCCGCAGACATAAAAGTGTCAGCGCCAGTTTGTGTCACCGGTAAGACCTGGTGCCCCCCTCATGCCTGATCGAAGATATTCACACGGCCAGGAAATGGGCCGGTGATTCCAAGCGGTAAGTGACTCTGGGGGAGATCCATGAAGCGCGTCAAAACACTCATGACCGGTCTTGTCATCGCCTGCTTCCTCCCGTTGCTCGCCTTCGCGGGCGGCACGGAAACGGACACGTCGACCCACCTCGAATCGGCCCAGAACAAGCCGGTGCCCGCCACTATCACCTCCTCGGACTTCGGCTGGCAATGATGTGGGTCACTCACATCCGGACCGCGCGGCAGCGTCCAGGTCCTTCCGGGTCAGCCCAACGAGGGGGAGCGGTGCCCACCACAGCCAGCACGAATGCCGTCCGCCGGGTGATACGCGACATGCGCGCCGACACCGGGCGGGAATGGACCGTCGACGAGATGGCCGCCGCGGCGATGTTCAGCAAGTTCCATTTCACCCGGCTCTTCCGTGACGTGACGGGGCTCTCCCCGGGCCGATTCCTGTCCGCACTGCGGTTGCAGGAGGCCAAGCGCCTGCTGAGGACCACGGGATTCGGCGTCGCGGACATTAGCGCCCAGGTCGGCTACAGCAGTGTGGGGACGTTCAGTACGCGCTTCAAGGAGTGCGTGGGGCTGTCGCCGAGAGAGTTCCGCGCGGCCGGTGGATTTGTTCCTTTCACCGACGGGGGCACGGCTTCTTTCTCCCCCGCGCGGCATTCGACGGTACGGAGTTCTGTCCGACATGTGGACTCCCGGCATCCCGCCGCGAAGAATTCGGTACTGCACGGCCGGGTACTGC
This is a stretch of genomic DNA from Streptomyces sp. NBC_00237. It encodes these proteins:
- a CDS encoding DUF4232 domain-containing protein, translating into MSARTARRSRLFAAASVALVATLSLTACQNGDGSKDAGPARTSSPSADGKPAASGTAGGGSQQDTQTGSTGKSTTGGRHTDKGTSSGTNSGSTTGKGSTSSGGRTDDPHAPANRARCDASRIKVTAQVVSRPLNTMILTATNTGSKLCDLFYAPVVRFEGAQSVPPSMKDTQPQAVVSLKPGESGYAAVKLSSPTGTPDPGYTATSLSIGFYDMDHRNLDGFAPTALPAKGVYIDGSIRVSFWQSSLDDVSSL
- a CDS encoding ribonucleotide-diphosphate reductase subunit beta, which encodes MRWSTLLFDDSDLDQLSLLGAEDLLRGASDTLERRFDARELYRRWERQQWAASDIDLERDRNHWDRVLSPRTKERLTYFIQSFLVGEYTGLDLITPILAGCPDEDSLVYLGTQAADESRHTVFVSRLSEELLGMSASTRDQLITSWSRLSPAHRAVHSTENAILRDLYRSPRDYATWLRAVAFFHLITEGVLALHGQRGLVRSLQRIPLLPGTRAGFTAMTRDESRHVSFGLHALRHGVREGFAEPIHEVIETGMPLAAVVGLAPGRTPDQTAATSRAAEEILHTVSVRMRQLDMDHDFTAHVLAKCRAAQDAVLRAPAAATA
- a CDS encoding MFS transporter, giving the protein MAAHTEVDEAPDDQREAVRGDGETAGSGEGSGEGSGKSSGKGSGEDRRPGGGFAGILRAPGALRLIGSLFVLELGSAMTTVGLPLLVMQRYGLGLEVGATLAARFLPNILLGPIAGQMVDRHDPRKVAALAALGSGVIALLFPLAGAMWQIQLLALTIGFGYMFSFPATMALRPRVIPEGSELEGNGLIVSAERIPKLLGPALAGLITAGLGVNWLFCVEAATAVAAALLLVRRLPGTAATSSAPSTPKAAVRSNWLLSWARSLGQGATGLVRMVRGDSRLASLTVTAFTYMIALGLGRTFLASYALENFAGVPGMLGYLLAAMGLGGAVGAVVAARFRGWNQGVVYVLGNALEGGCWVALCLTGDAAVAIGLLFVAGVFESVASVVYFAEVQKRLPVELNGRYYAMLVPLSDVFLVGGTTLGGAAVLLGVGWSAVLVGLVMAAPVLVLAVQLASEPRAKTPAPTAGAAR
- a CDS encoding LuxR C-terminal-related transcriptional regulator → MLHIWEVGDATDAVYREMIRCPGIDVAGLCARLGLPETDVRSSLDRLADSALIRASWDTADQAPPAHPVHSADPVHPAPPAHPVHSADPVHPAPPAHPVHPADPVHPAHPVHPADPVRPAHPVRPADAMQPVSPRLGFQALLARKQAEIAVQQQALEETRLKMSSLIDDYVAEYTEARGTGLERLHGLSAVRMRLEELAARTEYESLSFAPGGPQTPDNRSSSTPLLRELLARSVSVKTVYLDSIRNDPDTVRHARWLDDNGGEIRTVPHLPFRMQIVDRKAALVPLHLEESAQGALLIEEPSVVSILCALFDMVWTAAAALSSDAGVTEGVSPQERELLRLLAQGLTDEAVARKLGVSLRTERRMLTRVSEHLNAQSRFQLGQRAVEAGLL
- a CDS encoding helix-turn-helix transcriptional regulator — protein: MPTTASTNAVRRVIRDMRADTGREWTVDEMAAAAMFSKFHFTRLFRDVTGLSPGRFLSALRLQEAKRLLRTTGFGVADISAQVGYSSVGTFSTRFKECVGLSPREFRAAGGFVPFTDGGTASFSPARHSTVRSSVRHVDSRHPAAKNSVLHGRVLLPAPDATEAFGPCRVGLFPTPTHQGLPVRQVVLDRPGPFSIAEVPVGTWYVLADSLPGAERRTSVADDDAPAYVGSYGPVTTGGIALLPADVALRPFGELDPPVLTALPDPHTYGRGGHGAHAAVRVALPWAN